DNA from Candidatus Bathyarchaeota archaeon:
GGCCATTCTGGTATCAGCTTGAGCTGGCGAAGCTGTATCGGGAGAATCAGTTTCTTGCGGTAAGGTGGCCAAGGCAAACGGGCAAGAGCACGTCAATTGGCGCTTTGCTTTTGCAGGATGCGTATGAGAATCCTGACTTGTACATTGGGTTTATTGGTCCTAGCTGGCGTCAGACGAAGTTGAATATTAGGCGTGTGGCGAGTTTTTGCCGTAACCTTCCCGCTGGCGAAGTGCATGTTCAGAAAACCCGAATCAGCTTCAGTAATGGTTCGGTGATTGAGGCTTTTCCGAATAATCCTGATACTGTGAGGGGTAACACGTTTCATCGGTTGTATTGGGATGAATGCGGGTTCACGCCTAACGATGAGGACTTGTACGATGCCATTTTGTTTACGCTTGGAACCACG
Protein-coding regions in this window:
- a CDS encoding terminase family protein, translating into MIPSVARRARTWHKGDYDLQRQYFREEAKVLDESKKAAVDQVKGDTAKFFSDVCKLRPFWYQLELAKLYRENQFLAVRWPRQTGKSTSIGALLLQDAYENPDLYIGFIGPSWRQTKLNIRRVASFCRNLPAGEVHVQKTRISFSNGSVIEAFPNNPDTVRGNTFHRLYWDECGFTPNDEDLYDAILFTLGTTNGKLIVSSTPFNSDSLFWKMCNHRDYSDFARHHFSWEKALA